In Raphanus sativus cultivar WK10039 unplaced genomic scaffold, ASM80110v3 Scaffold0576, whole genome shotgun sequence, one genomic interval encodes:
- the LOC130502467 gene encoding wall-associated receptor kinase 1-like, with protein MKKVQSLVLVAIFFYIAYTEPVNGQPRKDCQTRCGNVTVEYPFGTSPGCYYAGDPNFHLTCKETGKLLFGGIDVINISHSGELRVMDKISYACYDKQGDLSVKSSYSYTLGSLSLSQKNKFNVVGCNALALLTTIGQQNYSTGCVSTCNSPSTVNGGDCNGAGCCRTDVSVPSDSYDSFEIYPSRLENMTSVHDFNPCTYAFLAEIGTFHFEGVGDLKNLRNVTDFPLVLDWSIGNQNCEQVGNRSICGMKNSTCFNSTRGTGYNCKCLDGYEGNPYLSNKHGCQDVNECTTNSTINKHNCSDPSTCRNKVGGFYCKCQSGYRLDTTTMSCKHKDYEWATILLGTTIGFLSILLVSSCVKQKRKHRKMTELQQKFFQQNGGGILVRRLSRPGTSNANIQIFTDESMKEATNGYEESRILGQGGQGTVYKGILPDDSVIAIKKARLGGDSSQVEQFINEVLVLSQINHRNVVKLLGCCLETEVPLLIYEFINSGTLSDHLHGFLFGPSLTWEQRLRIAVEIAGTLAYLHSSASIPIIHRDVKTANILLDENLTAKVADFGASRLIPMDKEQLTTMVQGTPGYLDPEYYNTGLLNEKSDVYSFGVVLMELLTGQKALCFERPLQPKHLVSYIVSAMKENRLHEVIDKKVIDEDNWKEIEEAARVAMECTRVTGEERPLMTEVAAKLEGLRVTKNKHQWSDQYPGQTEHLVGVHIISAQGGSSTIGYDSIKNVSRLHTSKLDADIY; from the exons atgaagaaggtgCAGAGTCTGGTCTTGGTGGCTATTTTCTTCTACATCGCATATACGGAGCCGGTCAATGGGCAACCTCGCAAGGATTGCCAAACTAGATGTGGAAATGTCACAGTTGAGTACCCTTTTGGCACTTCTCCTGGTTGTTACTATGCCGGCGATCCCAATTTCCATCTCACCTGTAAAGAGACAGGGAAGCTATTATTTGGTGGGATTGATGTCATCAACATTTCTCACAGTGGGGAGCTGCGCGTCATGGATAAGATTTCCTATGCTTGCTATGATAAGCAAGGAGATTTGAGTGTTAAGTCTTCCTATTCCTACACGCTGGGTAGTTTATCTCTCTCCCAAAAAAACAAGTTTAATGTAGTAGGCTGTAACGCTTTAGCACTTCTGACCACTATTGGACAGCAAAATTACTCAACTGGATGCGTGTCAACATGTAACTCTCCATCGACAGTAAATGGAGGAGACTGTAATGGTGCAGGTTGCTGCAGGACAGATGTCTCTGTTCCGTCTGACAGCTATGATTCATTCGAAATTTACCCATCTCGTTTGGAGAACATGACTTCTGTGCATGATTTTAATCCTTGCACATATGCCTTTCTGGCCGAAATTGGTACTTTTCACTTCGAAGGTGTGGGAGATCTTAAGAATCTACGGAATGTAACCGACTTCCCTCTCGTACTGGACTGGTCTATTGGAAACCAGAATTGCGAGCAAGTTGGAAACAGAAGCATATGCGGTATGAAGAACAGCACATGTTTCAATTCTACACGTGGAACCGGGTATAACTGCAAATGTTTAGATGGTTATGAAGGGAATCCTTACCTTTCAAACAAACATGGTTGCCAAG ACGTCAATGAGTGTACTACTAATAGTACTATCAATAAACATAACTGCTCGGATCCCAGCACCTGTAGAAACAAGGTCGGAGGCTTTTATTGTAAGTGCCAGTCTGGTTACCGCTTGGATACAACCACTATGAGTTGCAAGCATAAAGACTATGAATGGGCTACCATTCTTCTTG GAACAACCATCGGCTTCTTGTCCATTCTTCTTGTTAGCAGCTGTGTGAAACAGAAAAGGAAGCACCGGAAGATGACTGAGCTCCAACAAAAATTCTTCCAACAAAATGGTGGTGGCATATTAGTACGGAGACTCTCACGACCAGGGACATCAAATGCTAATATACAAATCTTTACCGATGAAAGCATGAAGGAGGCGACAAATGGGTATGAAGAAAGCAGAATCCTGGGCCAGGGAGGCCAAGGAACTGTCTACAAAGGGATATTGCCCGACGACTCGGTAATTGCAATAAAGAAAGCTCGGCTTGGAGGAGACAGCAGCCAAGTAGAGCAGTTCATCAACGAAGTGCTTGTGCTTTCACAAATCAACCATCGAAACGTGGTCAAACTCTTAGGCTGCTGTCTAGAGACTGAAGTTCCCTTGCTTATCTATGAGTTCATTAACAGTGGCACCCTTTCCGATCACTTGCATGGTTTCTTGTTTGGTCCTTCCCTTACATGGGAACAACGCCTGAGGATAGCCGTGGAAATAGCTGGAACTCTTGCATATCTTCACTCTTCTGCTTCTATTCCAATCATCCACCGAGATGTCAAGACTGCTAATATTCTCTTGGATGAAAACTTAACTGCAAAGGTAGCTGACTTTGGTGCTTCGAGACTAATACCAATGGATAAAGAGCAGCTCACAACAATGGTACAAGGCACTCCAGGCTACTTAGACCCCGAATACTACAACACAGGGTTGTTGAATGAAAAGAGTGATGTTTATAGCTTCGGAGTAGTTCTCATGGAACTTCTCACAGGCCAAAAGGCATTGTGCTTCGAAAGGCCACTGCAGCCAAAACATCTGGTGAGTTACATTGTTTCTGCCATGAAGGAGAACAGGTTGCACGAGGTTATTGACAAGAAAGTAATCGACGAGGATAACTGGAAGGAGATCGAGGAAGCTGCCAGAGTTGCTATGGAGTGTACAAGAGTGACGGGAGAGGAAAGGCCACTGATGACGGAGGTAGCTGCAAAGCTTGAGGGCTTGAGAGTCACAAAAAACAAACATCAGTGGTCGGATCAGTACCCTGGGCAGACTGAGCACTTGGTCGGTGTTCATATCATATCGGCGCAAGGGGGTAGTAGTACCATTGGCTATGATAGCATCAAGAATGTATCAAGGTTACACACATCGAAGCTGGATGCTGATATTTATTAG